One Helianthus annuus cultivar XRQ/B chromosome 12, HanXRQr2.0-SUNRISE, whole genome shotgun sequence genomic region harbors:
- the LOC110893370 gene encoding uncharacterized protein LOC110893370 — MRPFIWYVLKSGRQANVWSDNWCNVSPLRSFITPRAIANAGFNLKLSVADVIDANGNWRWPQAWFDLFPVLITIQTPQLVENVCDRLVWKDLEGNVGDFEAAQIWNTIRNRDNIANWAHMVWFSQCVPRHSFHMWLVIKNKLKTQDRLAVCEAGSATNLNLMCCPLCKNGRDSRDHLFFQCAFASKVWTNVKSMVNLESVDNTWHSLMGWIDKSSKSKKVDDIVCKLVIAAASYYIWQERNSRLFSSCHLTETQVAERIKSSVRLRLMGFKFRLESARRRIFSAWKINDSNDDHPDPG, encoded by the coding sequence ATGAGACCTTTCATCTGGTATGTGCTCAAAAGTGGTCGGCAAGCTAATGTTTGGAGCGATAATTGGTGCAATGTAAGTCCGTTGCGTTCTTTCATTACTCCTCGTGCTATAGCAAATGCAGGTTTTAATTTGAAGTTGTCGGTTGCGGATGTTATTGATGCAAATGGGAATTGGAGATGGCCCCAAGCTTGGTTTGATTTGTTTCCGGTTCTAATAACTATTCAAACGCCTCAATTAGTTGAAAATGTTTGTGATCGCTTGGTTTGGAAAGACTTGGAGGGTAATGTTGGTGACTTTGAAGCAGCTCAAATATGGAACACGATTCGAAACAGGGATAACATTGCGAACTGGGCTCATATGGTTTGGTTCTCTCAATGTGTTCCTCGGCACTCTTTTCATATGTGGCTGGTCATTAAGAACAAACTGAAGACTCAGGATCGTTTAGCGGTTTGTGAAGCTGGGAGTGCAACTAACCTAAACCTTATGTGTTGCCCGTTGTGTAAAAATGGAAGAGATAGTCGAGATCACTTGTTTTTTCAATGTGCCTTTGCGAGCAAAGTTTGGACAAATGTGAAGAGCATGGTGAATCTAGAGAGTGTGGATAATACATGGCACTCCTTAATGGGCTGGATTGATAAATCTTCCAAGTCAAAAAAAGTGGATGATATCGTGTGTAAGTTGGTAATTGCTGCGGCTTCCTATTATATTTGGCAAGAGCGAAATAGTCGGTTGTTTAGTTCATGTCATTTGACGGAGACACAGGTTGCGGAGAGGATTAAAAGCTCGGTTCGTTTAAGACTAATGGGTTTCAAGTTTCGGTTGGAATCGGCTAGGAGGAGGATTTTCAGCGCCTGGAAGATTAATGACAGCAACGATGATCATCCTGATCCGGGCTAG
- the LOC110893371 gene encoding uncharacterized protein LOC110893371, with translation MDVQSKFGDATASVLHDRGKPPDPLVSFANKPTNVEGADSMNEPVGEELPTPGTAPIRGIGLRVTNIEGNPLIPRRGMFSTSNVSVLDGLMSISKPIENFSNGEPSTMANKVTGVVVKPMSYAESVNANNGKKVNFRSLASSANQEGCDVVLPRESVRMVQDKLANTLYGYFLGDRIAFPVVDYFVRMNWKKYGLQKTMMNANGFFFFKFRDEAGIANVLQDGPWIIRSQPLFLNHWTPTTKLEKKEVTKVQVWVKIHEVPIAAYTEDGLSLIATTIGEPKMLDSFTTSMCMDSWGRSSYARALIEVSADRELREEITMAIPELDGEGFTKETMYVEYEWNPHRCASCCVFGHTSETCPKLPVRKTNNLHQVQNRNGPKNPKGKKSPVVDQEGYTGVYGKKAAKKTGIPVNTQKPNFEYRPVGQKSKGDSTKPKSQNGMDGTSNNNSFRSANPFDVLNEVEDEPGPSKRQPDLNDGDSDDDDVEEIYDEMDGFIMDGTRNIKNHKGASTPSPKVTNESHVDVGKLGNVCKAVFRSWDWTSNGGCCNKGTRIIIGWNPAIFDVMIVAQSPQVMHLQLVFKLDKRVLFCSIVYADNYYVTRRELWHLLSMHKVFVADRPWCIMGDFNSALNIEDNSMGSSSISIGMRDFQECVDDIEVVDINRSGIHFTWSQKPKNGVGLLKKIDRVMGNTPFLTEYPNSVAMFKPYRLSDHCPCILSIPEALKLKPRPFKFANFLVFKPEFLEIVNKHWTINVDGVHQFRVVKKLKSLKHPLRSLLFKQGNLHKKVETIRLKLDDIQQKIDLEPHNADLRNEEAAASRDLQVAMLDEERFLKQKAKVDWLSAGDMNTAFFHSSLKIRYHCSRIDIIKDTQGNLYEGDNVFKAFVQHYEKFFWQQR, from the exons ATGGATGTTCAGTCTAAGTTTGGTGACGCTACTGCTAGTGTTCTGCATGATCGTGGTAAGCCGCCTGACCCGCTTGTTTCTTTTGCTAATAAACCGACCAACGTAGAGGGAGCTGATAGTATGAATGAACCTGTTGGTGAGGAGTTGCCGACACCTGGAACAGCACCTATTCGTGGGATCGGGTTAAGAGTTACTAACATTGAAGGCAATCCCTTAATTCCGAGAAGAGGTATGTTCTCTACATCTAATGTATCGGTCTTGGACGGGCTGATGAGTATTTCCAAACCGATTGAAAATTTCTCCAATGGTGAACCGTCCACGATGGCTAATAAGGTTACTGGGGTTGTTGTCAAGCCCATGTCATATGCTGAGTCGGTAAATGCAAATAATGGCAAAAAAGTGAATTTTCGGTCGCTTGCTAGTTCTGCTAATCAGGAGGGTTGTGATGTTGTGTTACCGAGAGAATCAGTACGTATGGTCCAGGATAAGTTGGCTAACACCCTTTATGGGTACTTTTTGGGGGATCGAATTGCCTTCCCAGTGGTTGACTACTTTGTTCGGATGAATTGGAAGAAATATGGGTTACAAAAGACTATGATGAACGCTAatggttttttctttttcaagtttagaGATGAGGCTGGAATAGCGAATGTTCTTCAGGATGGGCCATGGATTATACGTTCTCAGCCTTTGTTTCTTAATCATTGGACCCCAACTACTAAACTCGAAAAGAAAGAGGTAACGAAAGTGCAAGTGTGGGTTAAAATTCACGAAGTTCCTATTGCGGCATACACGGAGGATGGCCTCAGCTTGATTGCAACAACTATTGGCGAACCAAAGATGTTGGACTCGTTTACCACGTCAATGTGTATGGACTCTTGGGGACGTAGTAGTTACGCTAGAGCGTTGATTGAAGTTTCAGCCGATAGAGAATTGCGAGAGGAAATTACAATGGCGATACCTGAACTTGATGGAGAGGGTTTTACAAAAGAAACGATGTATGTGGAGTATGAATGGAACCCGCATCGTTGTGCTTCATGTTGTGTCTTTGGCCACACGTCCGAGACTTGTCCAAAACTTCCTGTGAGAAAGACTAATAACTTGCATCAGGTGCAAAATCGGAATGGTCCAAAGAACCCGAAAGGTAAAAAGTCTCCTGTTGTGGATCAGGAGGGATATACAGGTGTGTATGGGAAGAAAGCGGCCAAGAAAACTGGGATACCCGTGAATACACAGAAGCCTAATTTTGAATATCGTCCGGTGGGACAAAAGTCAAAAGGAGATTCTACTAAACCTAAGTCTCAGAACGGTATGGATGGTACTTCAAATAATAATTCTTTTCGGTCAGCcaatccgtttgatgttcttAATGAGGTGGAGGACGAACCGGGGCCTAGTAAAAGGCAACCGGACTTGAATGATGGGGACTCGGATGATGACGATGTGGAGGAAATTTATGATGAAATGGATGGGTTTATAATGGATGGTACCCGGAATATAAAGAATCacaaaggggcaagcactccttctccGAAAGTTACCAATG AGTCTCATGTGGATGTCGGTAAGTTGGGCAATGTGTGTAAAGCTGTGTTTCGTTCTTGGGATTGGACTTCAAATGGCGGGTGCTGTAACAAAGGTACAAGGATAATCATTGGGTGGAACCCAGCTATTTTTGATGTTATGATCGTTGCTCAATCTCCTCAGGTTATGCATTTACAGCTTGTGTTTAAATTGGATAAGAGAGTGCTTTTTTGTTCCATTGTTTATGCCGATAATTATTATGTTACGCGGAGGGAGTTATGGCATCTTCTGTCTATGCATAAGGTTTTTGTCGCGGATCGGCCATGGTGTATTATGGGTGATTTTAACTCGGCTCTTAACATAGAAGATAATTCGATGGGTTCTTCATCAATTTCGATTGGTATGAGGGATTTTCAGGAATGTGTTGATGACATCGAAGTTGTGGATATTAATCGTTCAGGTATTCATTTTACGTGGAGCCAAAAACCTAAAAACGGTGTGGGATTACTAAAGAAAATCGATCGGGTAATGGGAAACACTCCGTTTCTTACTGAATACCCGAACTCGGTTGCCATGTTCAAGCCATATAGACTTTCGGACCACTGCCCGTGTATCTTGTCTATTCCGGAAGCGTTGAAACTCAAACCAAGGCCGTTTAAGTTTGCTAATTTTCTGGTTTTTAAACCAGAATTTTTGGAGATTGTTAATAAACATTGGACAATTAATGTTGATGGGGTTCACCAATTTCGAGTTGTCAAGAAATTAAAGTCGCTTAAACACCCGCTTCGGTCGTTGCTGTTTAAACAGGGTAATCTCCACAAGAAAGTTGAAACTATCCGTTTGAAATTAGATGATATTCAGCAAAAGATTGACTTAGAGCCGCATAATGCTGATTTGCGGAACGAGGAAGCTGCGGCTAGCCGTGATCTTCAAGTTGCTATGTTGGATGAAGAGCGTTTTCTGAAACAAAAAGCTAAGGTAGATTGGCTGAGTGCGGGCGACATGAATACGGCATTTTTCCATTCCTCTTTGAAAATTCGTTATCATTGTAGTAGGATCGATATCATTAAAGATACTCAAGGGAATCTCTATGAAGGTGATAATGTGTTTAAAGCATTCGTCCAACATTATGAGAAATTTTTTTGGCAACAAAGATGA